From a region of the Streptacidiphilus albus JL83 genome:
- a CDS encoding DHH family phosphoesterase has product MTGEPPAGVPSTTVEGTPAVPSPRSEPSATEIASAGSSSAASASSAPTDADWDRVVAAIGRAASVDLVCHVLPDGDALGSALAVGLALRSLGVEVRVSFGDDPQVVPASLGFLPGQELLVPAALVPERPELMISFDVADPQRLGLLRAKAEAAAALVVVDHHASNAGFGSHRLIDPAAPATAVLVDELLRRLGVPLDRSIATCLYTGVATDTGSFRYAATTPATHEFAARLLATGLRQDLISRRLWDTQSFGYLKVLAAALERAEFDRTAADGLGLVWTWVPHADLVAHGVLPEEIEGLIDVVRKAAEAEVVLVLKEDPDGSLRGSSRARGAVDVAAACAALGGGGHVYAAGFGSRDGVAATVARFRAALVRS; this is encoded by the coding sequence ATGACCGGCGAGCCGCCCGCAGGGGTGCCCTCCACCACGGTGGAGGGCACCCCTGCGGTGCCCTCCCCCCGGTCCGAGCCTTCGGCGACCGAGATCGCGTCGGCCGGGTCCTCCTCGGCCGCGTCCGCCTCGTCCGCGCCGACGGACGCGGACTGGGACCGGGTGGTCGCCGCGATCGGCCGGGCCGCCTCGGTCGACCTGGTCTGCCATGTGCTGCCGGACGGCGACGCCCTGGGCTCGGCGCTGGCGGTCGGCCTCGCCCTGCGCTCGCTCGGCGTCGAGGTCCGGGTCTCCTTCGGCGACGACCCGCAGGTGGTCCCCGCCTCCCTGGGCTTCCTGCCCGGACAGGAGCTGCTGGTCCCGGCCGCGCTGGTGCCGGAGCGCCCGGAGCTGATGATCAGCTTCGACGTGGCCGACCCGCAGCGCCTCGGCCTGCTCCGGGCCAAGGCGGAGGCGGCGGCGGCGCTCGTGGTGGTCGACCACCACGCCTCCAACGCCGGCTTCGGCAGCCACCGGCTGATCGACCCGGCCGCCCCGGCCACCGCCGTGCTGGTGGACGAACTGCTGCGGCGGCTCGGCGTGCCGCTGGACCGCTCCATCGCGACCTGCCTCTACACCGGCGTGGCGACCGACACCGGCTCCTTCCGCTACGCCGCGACCACCCCGGCCACCCACGAGTTCGCCGCCCGGCTGCTGGCCACCGGGCTGCGCCAGGACCTGATCTCCCGGCGGCTCTGGGACACCCAGTCCTTCGGCTACCTGAAGGTCCTGGCCGCCGCGCTGGAGCGGGCCGAGTTCGACCGCACCGCCGCCGACGGCCTCGGCCTCGTCTGGACCTGGGTGCCGCACGCGGACCTGGTCGCCCACGGGGTGCTGCCGGAGGAGATCGAGGGCCTGATCGACGTCGTCCGGAAGGCGGCCGAGGCGGAGGTCGTGCTGGTGCTCAAGGAGGACCCGGACGGCAGCCTGCGCGGCTCCTCGCGGGCCAGGGGCGCGGTGGACGTCGCGGCGGCCTGTGCCGCGCTCGGCGGCGGCGGGCACGTCTACGCCGCCGGCTTCGGCTCCCGCGACGGCGTCGCGGCGACCGTCGCCCGGTTCCGGGCGGCCCTCGTCCGGAGCTGA
- a CDS encoding bifunctional riboflavin kinase/FAD synthetase, giving the protein MQRWRGLEEVPEDWGRSVVTIGSFDGVHRGHQLIIGRAVERARALGLRCVVVTFDPHPSEVVRPGSHPPLLAPQHRRAELMGELGVDAVLVLPFTLAFSQLSPQDFVRQVLVRALHAAVVVEGPNFRFGHRASGNVELLAEMGAEHGFEVDLLDLTVTGSIGDGAPFSSTLTRRLVAEGDVAGAAEVLGRPHRVEGTVVRGAQRGRELGYPTANVETLPHTAIPADGVYAGWLTAADERMPAAISVGTNPTFDGTSRTVEAYAIDRVGLDLYGLHVSVDFLAYLRGMEKFDSIDALLDRMADDVKQARVLTDC; this is encoded by the coding sequence GTGCAGCGCTGGCGTGGCCTGGAGGAAGTCCCCGAGGACTGGGGGCGCAGCGTCGTCACCATCGGCTCCTTCGACGGAGTGCACCGGGGGCACCAACTGATCATCGGTCGGGCGGTGGAGCGGGCCCGCGCCCTGGGGCTGCGCTGCGTCGTGGTGACCTTCGACCCGCACCCCAGCGAGGTCGTCCGCCCCGGCAGCCACCCGCCGCTGCTGGCCCCGCAGCACCGCCGCGCGGAGCTGATGGGCGAGCTGGGCGTGGACGCCGTGCTGGTGCTGCCGTTCACCCTGGCCTTCTCGCAGCTGTCGCCGCAGGACTTCGTCCGCCAGGTGCTGGTCCGGGCGCTGCATGCGGCAGTGGTCGTCGAGGGCCCCAACTTCCGCTTCGGGCACCGGGCTTCGGGCAATGTGGAGCTGCTGGCCGAGATGGGCGCCGAGCACGGCTTCGAGGTCGACCTGCTGGACCTGACGGTCACCGGCTCGATCGGCGACGGCGCGCCGTTCTCCTCCACCCTGACCCGCCGACTGGTCGCCGAGGGCGACGTGGCCGGCGCGGCCGAGGTGCTGGGGCGCCCGCACCGGGTCGAGGGCACGGTGGTGCGCGGGGCGCAGCGCGGGCGGGAGTTGGGCTACCCCACCGCCAACGTGGAGACCCTGCCGCACACTGCGATCCCGGCCGACGGCGTCTACGCGGGCTGGCTGACCGCCGCCGACGAGCGGATGCCGGCCGCGATCTCGGTCGGCACCAACCCGACCTTCGACGGCACCAGCCGCACGGTCGAGGCCTACGCCATCGACCGGGTCGGCCTCGACCTCTACGGCCTGCACGTCAGCGTGGACTTCCTGGCCTACCTGCGCGGCATGGAGAAGTTCGACTCCATCGACGCGCTGCTCGACCGGATGGCCGACGACGTCAAGCAGGCCCGGGTGCTGACGGACTGCTAG
- the eccE gene encoding type VII secretion protein EccE translates to MSEQSGALRARRHGAPAELPPQPKAAGSRSAVPVTVRFRPRPGRLGPLRLPQLILVELAAALVLIGLATNRVVLTVNGVVAVLLVLLALLRWNGLSFTEHAGVRAALQARRKRSAANPVDPQADPLLVPVLECDPALRIVQHTVEAEGKGAAGRRERREIGMVGDGTFLTAVLQVEAPDEPLRPEHNTRSLPLDLLGAGLVVDDIVLDAIQVVQYAQPAPAPHLPEQALAARGYRELPGSQRTPGLRLTWVTVRLDPELCLGAVAARGGGDIGARKSLQRAADQLAARLAGAGLPTTVLDAAAVAAAVSTAVCANPLAAGSAGNGSRNGRRTAETTRAWRCDDRWHTTYWVGQWPRLAPSGGSSAARGAVTAPDLVNLLTGGTALGTTFSLTVRQADGDAVALTGQVRVTARGDRELEQAARQLEARAKSAGATLVRLDREQVPGVLATLPLGGTR, encoded by the coding sequence ATGTCCGAGCAGAGCGGCGCATTGCGGGCACGGCGCCATGGCGCGCCCGCCGAACTTCCGCCCCAGCCCAAGGCTGCGGGCTCCCGGTCCGCCGTCCCGGTCACGGTCCGCTTCCGGCCCCGACCCGGCCGGCTCGGGCCGCTGCGGCTGCCGCAGCTGATCCTGGTCGAACTGGCGGCCGCGCTGGTGCTGATCGGGCTGGCCACCAACCGCGTGGTGCTGACCGTGAACGGCGTCGTGGCGGTGCTGCTGGTGCTGCTGGCACTGCTGCGCTGGAACGGGCTCTCCTTCACCGAGCACGCGGGCGTCCGCGCGGCGCTGCAGGCCCGCCGGAAGCGCTCGGCCGCCAACCCGGTCGACCCGCAGGCCGACCCGCTGCTGGTGCCGGTCCTGGAGTGCGACCCCGCGCTGCGGATCGTCCAGCACACGGTCGAGGCCGAGGGGAAGGGTGCGGCCGGACGCCGGGAGCGGCGCGAGATCGGCATGGTCGGCGACGGCACCTTCCTGACCGCGGTGCTCCAGGTCGAGGCCCCGGACGAACCGCTGCGCCCCGAGCACAACACCCGCTCGCTGCCGCTGGATCTGCTCGGCGCCGGACTCGTGGTCGACGACATCGTGCTGGACGCGATCCAGGTCGTGCAGTACGCCCAGCCCGCCCCCGCGCCGCACCTGCCCGAGCAGGCTCTCGCCGCCCGCGGCTACCGCGAGCTCCCGGGCAGCCAGCGGACCCCGGGGCTGCGGCTGACCTGGGTGACCGTCAGGCTCGACCCGGAGCTCTGCCTCGGCGCCGTGGCCGCGCGCGGCGGCGGCGACATCGGCGCCCGGAAGTCGCTCCAGCGCGCCGCCGACCAGCTCGCCGCCCGGCTCGCCGGGGCCGGCCTGCCGACCACCGTGCTGGACGCCGCCGCCGTCGCCGCCGCCGTGTCCACCGCGGTCTGCGCCAACCCGCTGGCGGCGGGCAGCGCCGGCAACGGCTCCCGGAACGGCCGCCGGACCGCGGAGACCACCCGGGCCTGGCGCTGCGACGACCGCTGGCACACCACCTACTGGGTGGGCCAGTGGCCCCGGCTCGCCCCTTCGGGCGGCAGCTCCGCCGCGCGCGGCGCGGTGACCGCACCCGACCTGGTGAACCTGCTCACCGGCGGCACCGCCCTGGGCACCACCTTCAGCCTGACTGTTCGTCAGGCCGACGGCGACGCAGTCGCGTTGACCGGTCAGGTCCGGGTCACCGCCCGGGGCGACCGGGAGCTGGAGCAGGCGGCCCGACAGCTGGAGGCCCGGGCGAAGAGCGCGGGTGCGACACTGGTGCGGCTGGACCGCGAACAGGTACCCGGCGTCCTCGCGACGCTGCCGCTGGGAGGGACACGCTGA
- a CDS encoding serine protease family protein, with translation MQRAEEALVRVGDLSGRARGTAFHVDHQGLLLTAHEVVDGLQDLLLTWPGGATRRLGADSVSCLPEYGLALLHTDAVVPPLPLAGGHGTRLVSLHLDGQVLQGGIAGVVTARYAARTRFHLVADAWLLHLEQAPYGLPVQAAGSPVLDAETGAVVAVATVALRGRQHGAVLAVPLRSAAGHRAVADLLARNGATVPAHGRALNLAGALELCAATLGPVGRTAADRIERADGLAAVEPGWACDPDRPVLALVGEPGSGRSTELAALARRRAGAAHRLPTLLLRGAELRAGDASLLDAADRALDSAGRLIHVEGARTEQLCRVAAAACRPPLIVLDGPEEMPPALFDDLDAWCAETARLLRRTGARLLIGCRPEFWEQAGPLFPAEDLYGEGSPQALRLDDPAAAAGRSRPSRHPLTLRLLAELRAAAPHLPLEPEPSRAQLLAARVDLACLRTAERIALRPHERPYEHRYEHRYERSAAVPPPDPAAVRRLAAAVAGRVHEAARRMLGPGGGTLDRAGFDELFPWAGGWAQAVLAEGLLEPAGPGYRFAHEEVSDWLQGGRLDLGAALDALLGDGLPTVLDPGHRPPPAAPGARGAHRRGGPRGLAVPAPVPAPGRCRRRPRARCRTTGSDRCAPPCSDWPGRTAIRARWSPG, from the coding sequence GTGCAGCGAGCCGAGGAGGCCCTGGTACGGGTCGGGGACCTGTCCGGGCGGGCCCGGGGCACGGCCTTCCACGTCGACCACCAGGGACTGCTGCTCACCGCGCACGAGGTGGTCGACGGCCTCCAGGACCTGCTCCTCACCTGGCCCGGCGGCGCCACCCGGCGGCTCGGCGCCGACAGCGTCAGCTGCCTGCCCGAGTACGGTCTGGCGCTGCTGCACACCGACGCCGTCGTGCCGCCGCTGCCGCTGGCGGGCGGCCACGGCACCCGGCTGGTCAGCCTCCACCTGGACGGGCAGGTGCTGCAGGGCGGCATCGCCGGGGTGGTGACCGCCCGCTACGCCGCGCGGACCCGGTTCCACCTGGTCGCCGACGCCTGGCTGCTGCACCTCGAACAGGCGCCGTACGGACTGCCGGTGCAGGCGGCCGGCTCGCCGGTGCTGGACGCCGAGACCGGCGCGGTCGTCGCCGTCGCCACCGTCGCCCTGCGCGGACGGCAGCACGGCGCGGTGCTCGCGGTGCCGCTCCGCTCCGCCGCCGGCCACCGCGCGGTGGCGGACCTGCTGGCCCGCAACGGCGCGACCGTCCCGGCGCACGGCCGGGCGCTCAACCTCGCCGGGGCGCTGGAACTGTGCGCCGCCACCCTCGGCCCGGTCGGCCGGACCGCCGCCGACCGGATCGAGCGCGCCGACGGCCTGGCCGCCGTCGAGCCCGGCTGGGCCTGCGACCCGGACCGGCCGGTGCTGGCACTGGTCGGCGAGCCGGGCAGCGGGCGCAGCACCGAACTGGCCGCGCTGGCCCGGCGGCGGGCCGGGGCCGCGCACCGGCTGCCGACGCTGCTGCTGCGCGGCGCGGAGCTGCGCGCCGGGGACGCCTCGCTGCTGGACGCCGCCGACCGGGCGCTGGATTCGGCCGGACGGCTGATCCATGTCGAGGGGGCGCGGACGGAGCAGCTCTGCCGGGTCGCCGCGGCCGCCTGCCGCCCGCCGCTGATCGTGCTGGACGGCCCGGAGGAGATGCCCCCCGCGCTCTTCGACGACCTGGACGCCTGGTGCGCGGAGACCGCGCGGCTGCTGCGCCGGACCGGGGCCCGGCTGCTGATCGGCTGCCGCCCCGAGTTCTGGGAGCAGGCCGGACCGCTGTTCCCGGCCGAGGACCTGTACGGCGAGGGCAGCCCGCAGGCCCTGCGGCTGGACGACCCGGCCGCGGCGGCGGGCCGCTCCCGGCCGAGCCGGCATCCGCTGACGCTGCGGCTGCTCGCCGAGTTGCGGGCGGCCGCCCCGCACCTCCCGCTGGAGCCCGAACCGAGCCGGGCGCAGCTGCTCGCCGCCCGGGTCGACCTCGCCTGCCTCCGCACCGCCGAGCGGATCGCGCTGCGCCCGCACGAGCGCCCGTACGAGCACCGGTACGAGCACCGGTACGAGCGCTCCGCAGCCGTGCCGCCGCCCGACCCCGCCGCCGTGCGCCGGCTGGCCGCGGCGGTCGCCGGGCGGGTGCACGAGGCGGCGCGGCGGATGCTGGGGCCCGGCGGCGGGACGCTGGACCGGGCCGGCTTCGACGAGCTCTTCCCCTGGGCCGGGGGCTGGGCGCAGGCCGTCCTCGCCGAGGGCCTGCTGGAACCGGCCGGGCCCGGCTACCGCTTCGCCCACGAGGAGGTCTCCGACTGGCTCCAGGGTGGTCGGCTCGACCTCGGCGCCGCGCTGGACGCGCTGCTCGGCGACGGCCTGCCGACCGTCCTGGACCCCGGCCACCGGCCGCCGCCCGCCGCGCCTGGGGCCCGCGGCGCGCACCGGCGCGGCGGCCCGCGCGGCCTGGCGGTGCCCGCCCCGGTGCCCGCCCCGGGCCGCTGCCGCCGCCGGCCCCGCGCCCGCTGCCGCACCACCGGATCGGACCGGTGCGCGCCGCCCTGCTCCGACTGGCCGGGGAGGACGGCGATCCGAGCGCGCTGGAGCCCTGGCTGA
- a CDS encoding WXG100 family type VII secretion target, with protein sequence MSGHIKVSFNTVSDAASEVRSTADRVNSQLEDLKAGVARVAQSWEGVAQEKYQARQQEWNTAAADLHTVLMQIASALDNAAQSYQATEQKNAGIWGN encoded by the coding sequence ATGTCCGGCCACATCAAGGTCAGTTTCAACACCGTCTCGGACGCGGCGAGCGAGGTCCGCTCCACCGCCGACCGGGTCAACTCGCAGCTGGAGGACCTGAAGGCGGGCGTCGCCCGGGTCGCTCAGAGCTGGGAGGGCGTGGCCCAGGAGAAGTACCAGGCCCGCCAGCAGGAGTGGAACACCGCTGCCGCAGACCTGCACACCGTGCTGATGCAGATCGCCTCCGCGCTGGACAACGCCGCGCAGAGCTACCAGGCGACGGAGCAGAAGAACGCCGGGATCTGGGGTAACTGA
- the eccB gene encoding type VII secretion protein EccB yields the protein MASRRNELSAYTFSRRRTVAAFLQPSSGGNEEDAPRALRAVVPSIIVGVLAVAGAGAYGMIKPSAPVGWQKANAVIVGKQSTTRYVMLDGMLHPVLNIASARLLLTPGSSVVSVDDSVLDSGKVPHGSLVGIPFAPDSLPTAQDAGTAKVWAYCEQPSSNAQGGTDQKLFVLDGKDTGAVGGSGQLDAGHAMYVQGPDGTTYLVDATGTSHQLSAGHQGSATERIRLATAAFGATVGAPQPVTADWLATLHQGDPIILPNADIAGYGTSSSISLGAGAVHVGDVYQVQTDSGQYLHYVVEQDGVHPVSDFTNRLLEAVDPNRTVPTVPDMEVAGANTRSVFEGTKNWPTALVAQANQGATGNVACSVYAGTASAAGVPQLRLWTGAGYPVNSTSGTAGVYVTPGSGLLYRQVSGTSTTSGSVDLLTDTGLRYPIQMNNDSNAGGAAPTPNPGGSTDGSADGSGDGTANTDDAQARLGYGSVALNPVPLAWSSLLSSGPNLNTAAAELPQGS from the coding sequence ATGGCATCACGCCGGAACGAGCTGAGCGCCTACACCTTCTCTCGCCGCCGCACGGTGGCCGCCTTCCTCCAGCCGTCGAGCGGCGGGAACGAGGAGGATGCACCGCGCGCACTGCGGGCCGTGGTGCCCAGCATCATCGTCGGTGTGCTGGCCGTCGCCGGCGCCGGCGCCTACGGGATGATCAAGCCATCGGCGCCGGTGGGCTGGCAGAAGGCCAACGCGGTCATCGTCGGCAAGCAGTCCACCACGCGCTACGTGATGCTGGACGGGATGCTGCACCCGGTGCTGAACATCGCCTCGGCCCGGCTGCTGCTGACGCCCGGTTCGAGCGTGGTCTCGGTCGACGACTCGGTGCTGGACTCCGGCAAGGTGCCGCACGGTTCGCTGGTCGGAATACCGTTCGCCCCGGACAGCCTGCCGACGGCGCAGGACGCCGGGACCGCGAAGGTCTGGGCCTACTGCGAGCAGCCGTCGAGCAACGCCCAGGGCGGCACCGACCAGAAGCTGTTCGTGCTGGACGGCAAGGACACCGGTGCGGTGGGCGGCAGCGGGCAGTTGGACGCCGGGCACGCGATGTACGTCCAGGGCCCGGACGGCACCACCTACCTGGTCGACGCCACCGGGACCTCCCACCAGCTGTCGGCCGGGCACCAGGGATCGGCCACCGAGCGGATCCGGCTGGCCACGGCCGCCTTCGGCGCCACCGTCGGCGCACCGCAACCGGTCACCGCCGACTGGCTGGCGACCCTGCACCAGGGCGACCCGATCATCCTGCCCAACGCCGACATCGCCGGCTACGGCACCAGCAGCAGCATCTCGTTGGGCGCGGGAGCGGTCCACGTCGGCGACGTCTACCAGGTGCAGACCGACAGCGGCCAGTACCTGCACTACGTGGTGGAGCAGGACGGCGTCCACCCGGTGTCCGACTTCACCAACCGGTTGCTGGAGGCGGTCGACCCCAACCGCACCGTGCCCACGGTCCCGGACATGGAGGTCGCCGGCGCCAACACCCGCTCCGTCTTCGAGGGCACGAAGAACTGGCCGACGGCGCTGGTGGCCCAGGCGAACCAGGGCGCCACCGGCAATGTCGCCTGCAGCGTCTACGCCGGGACGGCCTCCGCCGCGGGCGTGCCGCAGCTCCGGCTGTGGACCGGGGCCGGCTACCCGGTCAACAGCACCTCCGGGACGGCCGGCGTCTACGTCACGCCCGGATCCGGGCTGCTCTACCGGCAGGTGTCGGGAACCAGCACCACCAGCGGCTCGGTGGACCTGCTGACCGACACCGGACTGCGCTACCCGATCCAGATGAACAACGACAGCAACGCCGGCGGGGCCGCCCCGACGCCGAACCCGGGCGGCAGCACCGACGGCAGCGCGGACGGCTCCGGCGACGGCACCGCCAACACCGACGACGCCCAGGCCAGGCTGGGTTACGGGAGCGTGGCGCTCAACCCGGTGCCGCTCGCCTGGTCCAGCCTGCTGTCCTCGGGGCCCAATCTGAACACCGCCGCCGCCGAGTTGCCGCAGGGCTCCTGA
- a CDS encoding MinD/ParA family ATP-binding protein: MTNDRENVHVGESAPDEDEEWSDAPDYSPPAWYLQNAEQVGPPSTPVPPVQAPAPGPVPAPAPGPAPSPVQEQPYQSAQPSFRPSFPAPPQDQTPLQAPAPLQAPASTAPLSPAPAPDAVPAREAAADATGDAVFEGPAEPRPSAGPADPVPPQPEPQQSQPQPDTWQLSAPQQSGPQQSGPQQPGPQYQGAPYQGAPYAPSPQQPPYQPPNYPAEQQPTPPPQPRPEAPAYQQPWTPPAPQPSTPQQPVQPPADPRQALGGWPLQPPQSAGPYPPPDYGQQPQPSPYQGQAQNQAPAQQGPAQQQYQPQPPAQGGPQQQGPVGGAPLGYTAAVELSSDRLLRNQAPERRGGGSRFRFGGKAAEQEHQQKLAVIRTPVLSSYKIAVISLKGGVGKTTTTMSLGATLASERQDKVIAIDANPDAGTLGRRVRRETGATIRDLVTAIPYLTSYMDMRRFTSQAPSGLEILANDVDPAVSTTFNDADYRQVIDFLGRQYPIVLTDSGTGLLYSAMRGVLDLADQLIIVSTPSVDGASSASTTLDWLSANGYADLVQRSITVVSGVRETAKMIRVEDIVAHFRTRCRGVVVVPFDEHLAAGAEVDLNRMRPKTREAYFDLAAMVAADFPRTQPQAWGAPQNYGQGQQPPQS, translated from the coding sequence GTGACGAACGATCGCGAGAACGTTCACGTCGGCGAGAGCGCGCCGGACGAGGACGAGGAGTGGTCGGACGCGCCTGACTACTCGCCCCCGGCCTGGTACCTCCAGAACGCGGAGCAGGTGGGCCCGCCGTCCACGCCGGTCCCCCCGGTCCAGGCCCCCGCGCCGGGGCCGGTTCCCGCGCCCGCCCCCGGCCCGGCCCCGAGCCCGGTCCAGGAGCAGCCCTACCAGTCGGCGCAGCCGTCCTTCCGCCCGTCCTTTCCGGCCCCGCCGCAGGACCAGACCCCGCTGCAGGCGCCCGCGCCGCTGCAGGCGCCCGCGTCTACCGCGCCGCTGTCACCGGCACCGGCACCGGACGCCGTCCCGGCCCGGGAGGCCGCTGCCGACGCCACCGGCGACGCCGTCTTCGAGGGTCCCGCTGAGCCGCGCCCGTCCGCCGGCCCGGCCGATCCCGTCCCGCCGCAGCCCGAGCCGCAGCAGTCGCAGCCGCAGCCGGACACCTGGCAGTTGAGCGCCCCGCAGCAGTCCGGTCCGCAGCAGTCCGGTCCGCAGCAGCCGGGTCCGCAGTACCAGGGCGCCCCGTACCAGGGTGCGCCGTACGCTCCCAGCCCGCAGCAGCCCCCCTACCAGCCGCCGAACTACCCGGCGGAGCAGCAGCCGACCCCGCCGCCGCAGCCCCGGCCCGAGGCGCCGGCGTACCAGCAGCCCTGGACGCCGCCCGCACCGCAGCCGTCCACACCGCAGCAGCCCGTGCAGCCGCCGGCCGACCCCCGGCAGGCCCTGGGCGGCTGGCCGCTCCAGCCGCCGCAGTCCGCGGGCCCCTACCCGCCGCCGGACTACGGCCAGCAGCCCCAGCCCTCCCCGTACCAGGGCCAGGCCCAGAACCAGGCTCCGGCCCAGCAGGGTCCGGCCCAGCAGCAGTACCAGCCGCAGCCCCCCGCTCAGGGCGGCCCGCAGCAGCAGGGGCCGGTCGGCGGTGCGCCGCTGGGCTACACCGCCGCGGTGGAGCTGTCCTCGGACCGGCTGCTCCGTAACCAGGCGCCCGAGCGCCGGGGCGGTGGCAGCCGCTTCCGCTTCGGCGGGAAGGCCGCCGAGCAGGAGCACCAGCAGAAGCTCGCGGTGATCCGCACGCCGGTGCTCAGCTCCTACAAGATCGCGGTGATCAGCCTCAAGGGCGGCGTCGGCAAGACGACCACGACCATGTCGCTGGGCGCGACCCTCGCGTCCGAGCGCCAGGACAAGGTCATCGCCATCGACGCCAACCCGGACGCCGGGACGCTGGGCCGCCGCGTCCGCCGCGAGACCGGTGCCACCATCCGCGACCTGGTGACCGCGATCCCGTACCTGACCAGCTACATGGACATGCGCCGGTTCACCTCGCAGGCCCCCAGCGGGCTGGAGATCCTGGCCAACGACGTCGACCCGGCCGTCTCCACCACCTTCAACGACGCGGACTACCGGCAGGTCATCGACTTCCTGGGACGCCAGTACCCGATCGTGCTGACCGACTCCGGCACCGGTCTGCTCTACAGCGCCATGCGCGGGGTGCTGGACCTCGCCGACCAGCTGATCATCGTCTCCACCCCGAGCGTCGACGGGGCCAGCAGCGCCAGCACCACCCTCGACTGGCTGTCCGCCAACGGCTACGCCGACCTGGTGCAGCGCAGCATCACCGTGGTGTCGGGGGTGCGCGAGACCGCGAAGATGATCCGGGTCGAGGACATCGTCGCCCACTTCCGCACCCGCTGCCGGGGCGTGGTGGTCGTGCCCTTCGACGAGCACCTCGCGGCCGGCGCCGAGGTCGACCTCAACCGGATGCGGCCGAAGACCCGCGAGGCCTACTTCGACCTCGCCGCCATGGTCGCCGCCGATTTCCCCCGCACCCAGCCGCAGGCCTGGGGAGCACCGCAGAACTACGGCCAGGGCCAGCAGCCCCCGCAGTCCTGA
- the truB gene encoding tRNA pseudouridine(55) synthase TruB codes for MKRKGTGPDGLVIVDKPAGITSHTVVSRIRRLAGTRKVGHAGTLDPMATGVLVIGCERATRLLGHLALTTKTYQATIRLGQATVTDDAEGEVTATASTAGVTPEAVAAGIAALSGDIQQTPSKVSAIKIDGKRSYTRVRDGEEVELAARPVTVSRFEVHERREALAEDGTPLIDLDVTVECTSGTYIRALARDLGESLGVGGHLTALRRTRVGPYTVAGSHTLEELETTFAASVLPIATAAAAAFPRWDVDAEQARLLVNGVRIDAPGLGVDEPIAVFDPDGRFLALIEERGGRARSLAVFV; via the coding sequence TTGAAGCGCAAGGGAACGGGCCCGGACGGCCTGGTCATCGTCGACAAGCCCGCCGGGATCACCTCCCACACGGTGGTCTCCCGGATCCGCCGGCTGGCCGGCACCCGCAAGGTCGGCCACGCCGGCACGCTGGACCCGATGGCCACCGGCGTACTGGTGATCGGCTGCGAGCGGGCGACCCGGCTGCTCGGGCACCTGGCGCTGACCACCAAGACCTACCAGGCCACCATCCGGCTCGGCCAGGCCACGGTGACCGACGACGCGGAGGGGGAGGTCACCGCGACCGCCTCCACCGCCGGGGTCACCCCGGAGGCCGTCGCGGCCGGGATCGCGGCGCTGTCCGGCGACATCCAGCAGACCCCGTCCAAGGTCAGCGCCATCAAGATCGACGGCAAGCGCTCCTACACCCGGGTCAGGGACGGCGAGGAGGTCGAGCTGGCGGCCCGCCCGGTCACCGTCTCCCGCTTCGAGGTGCACGAGCGGCGCGAGGCCCTGGCTGAGGACGGCACTCCGCTGATCGACCTCGACGTCACCGTGGAGTGCACCTCCGGCACCTACATCCGGGCGCTGGCCCGTGACCTCGGCGAGAGCCTCGGCGTCGGCGGGCACCTGACCGCGCTGCGCCGCACCCGGGTCGGTCCGTACACCGTGGCCGGCTCGCACACCCTGGAGGAGCTGGAGACCACCTTCGCCGCCTCGGTGCTGCCGATCGCGACCGCCGCGGCGGCGGCCTTCCCGCGCTGGGACGTGGACGCCGAGCAGGCCCGGCTGCTGGTCAACGGCGTCCGGATCGACGCCCCCGGGCTCGGCGTGGACGAGCCGATCGCGGTCTTCGACCCGGACGGGCGCTTCCTCGCGCTGATCGAGGAACGCGGGGGCCGGGCCAGGTCGCTGGCCGTCTTCGTCTGA
- a CDS encoding WXG100 family type VII secretion target has protein sequence MSGQFTTTANDMKLFSAHIAEVNTQIQQELGRLENLISSIASGWQGDAAIAYNTLQSQWNEDAGKLNRVLNEIKEAIDGTTAQYTATESDQHSSISKIAAALG, from the coding sequence ATGTCGGGTCAGTTTACGACCACTGCCAATGACATGAAGTTGTTCTCGGCGCACATTGCCGAGGTGAACACCCAGATCCAGCAGGAACTGGGGCGCTTGGAGAACCTGATCAGCTCGATCGCCTCCGGGTGGCAGGGTGACGCGGCGATCGCGTACAACACGCTCCAGTCGCAGTGGAACGAGGACGCGGGCAAGCTCAACCGCGTGCTGAACGAGATCAAGGAAGCGATCGACGGAACCACGGCGCAGTACACCGCGACCGAGTCCGACCAGCACTCCTCGATCAGCAAGATCGCCGCAGCCCTCGGCTGA